The Archangium lipolyticum genome contains a region encoding:
- a CDS encoding Hsp20/alpha crystallin family protein, producing MPTIITRHVSTFPLVRTSAFWPWRDFVPAHDGWSSLAGFLRDFEVEDAAGELRVSLALPGYEAQDIEVRAEGQVLTVHALRRRTHAYGGSVEQVNRCLTLPAGVDTTKAEATLRHGILTVVLPKAEAARRRAIPVRAWWDGTPRPVRTLDLGTLSTRKEERPGFWRRLKEWLVGRGRSGSNRAPVVRPGVR from the coding sequence GTGCCAACCATCATCACGCGCCATGTTTCGACGTTTCCCCTGGTCCGCACTTCGGCCTTCTGGCCCTGGCGGGACTTCGTGCCCGCCCATGACGGATGGAGCAGCCTCGCGGGCTTCCTGCGGGACTTCGAGGTCGAGGACGCCGCGGGCGAGCTCCGTGTGAGCCTCGCGCTGCCAGGGTATGAGGCTCAGGACATCGAGGTCCGAGCCGAGGGCCAGGTGCTCACCGTCCACGCCCTGCGCCGGCGCACGCACGCGTACGGCGGGAGTGTGGAGCAGGTGAACCGCTGCCTCACGCTGCCCGCGGGTGTGGACACCACGAAGGCCGAGGCGACACTGCGCCATGGCATCCTCACGGTGGTGCTCCCGAAGGCGGAGGCCGCCCGGCGCCGGGCCATACCCGTGCGGGCCTGGTGGGACGGGACTCCGCGGCCCGTGCGCACGCTGGACCTGGGCACCCTCTCCACTCGGAAGGAGGAGCGCCCCGGCTTCTGGCGGCGGCTCAAGGAGTGGCTCGTGGGGCGGGGGCGCTCCGGGTCAAACCGGGCTCCTGTAGTTCGCCCCGGCGTTCGATGA
- a CDS encoding flavin monoamine oxidase family protein, translating into MTKRRVGLSCLLLVVVLAIQSCSGKNHEVPPTPTRDAPVVIVGAGLTGLTVAHELNKAGIGSLLVEAAPRLGGRVQTISFSDGATAEAHMEEFFERSPAVTLLRELDLQLSEDVAHSSVRLDGQILPYQGEGARDTYLAGIFNEEERAAFLRWNDKAWSLYSQLHASHEAGTPLPQELAALMHINFAEFIAREGLPHKVSEWIRVTLEPEIAIEWDKISALDGLDEMRLFLDSPQGFGEKNYHVLGGNTRFTEALAARLRSGQLMTQARVTAIEQSDSGVRLRVLQDDRRFIDITGRMVVVTVPVHHLGRIQFLPPLSREKWQAIQTTRMGSYVKVHFRVAPQASSLWEVNGENVLTLLSDSPAGSIYDVTELQENQQEPRDHVLTLLLHARFARDVMNLPVDEMREKSAEALDNLFPGVRQHIRSAEIFVYPQAVAYWPLDLGRSRFDELANELRRPQGRLYIGGDTTENSHSEGAVIAGLRIARQIIERRGELQEPGLTRSAPAPRATP; encoded by the coding sequence ATGACGAAGAGAAGGGTTGGGCTCTCGTGCCTGTTGTTGGTGGTGGTTCTCGCCATCCAGTCGTGTTCGGGCAAGAACCACGAAGTCCCCCCGACGCCGACACGGGACGCTCCCGTCGTCATCGTCGGCGCGGGTCTGACGGGGCTGACCGTGGCCCATGAGTTGAACAAGGCGGGGATCGGCTCGCTGCTCGTCGAGGCCGCTCCGCGCCTGGGCGGCCGCGTCCAGACGATCTCCTTCTCCGACGGCGCCACCGCCGAGGCTCACATGGAGGAGTTCTTCGAGCGCAGCCCCGCGGTGACGCTGCTGCGGGAGCTCGACCTCCAATTGAGCGAGGACGTCGCACACTCGTCCGTGCGGCTCGATGGGCAGATTCTTCCCTACCAGGGGGAGGGGGCGCGCGATACGTACCTCGCGGGCATCTTCAACGAAGAGGAGCGCGCGGCGTTCCTCCGGTGGAACGACAAGGCCTGGAGCCTCTACTCCCAGCTCCACGCCAGCCATGAAGCGGGAACGCCGCTGCCGCAGGAGCTGGCCGCGCTCATGCACATCAACTTCGCGGAGTTCATCGCCCGCGAGGGACTTCCGCACAAGGTCAGCGAGTGGATCCGCGTCACGCTGGAGCCCGAGATCGCCATCGAGTGGGACAAGATCTCCGCGCTCGACGGCCTCGACGAGATGCGTCTCTTCCTGGATTCACCGCAGGGGTTCGGCGAGAAGAACTACCACGTCCTCGGCGGCAACACGCGCTTCACCGAGGCGCTCGCCGCCCGCCTGCGTTCCGGCCAGCTCATGACCCAGGCCCGCGTCACCGCCATCGAGCAGTCGGACTCGGGCGTGAGGTTGCGGGTCCTCCAGGATGACCGCCGGTTCATCGACATCACCGGGCGGATGGTGGTGGTCACCGTGCCGGTCCACCACCTGGGGAGGATCCAGTTCTTGCCTCCGCTCAGCCGCGAGAAGTGGCAGGCCATCCAGACGACGAGGATGGGGAGCTACGTCAAGGTGCACTTCCGCGTCGCCCCCCAGGCCTCCTCGTTGTGGGAGGTGAACGGCGAGAACGTCTTGACGCTGCTCTCGGACTCACCAGCCGGCAGCATCTACGACGTGACGGAGCTCCAGGAGAACCAGCAGGAGCCTCGGGACCACGTCCTCACCCTGCTCCTGCACGCCCGGTTCGCGCGCGATGTCATGAACCTGCCGGTCGACGAGATGCGCGAGAAGAGCGCTGAAGCCCTCGACAATCTCTTCCCGGGCGTCCGTCAGCACATCCGCTCCGCGGAGATCTTCGTGTACCCGCAGGCGGTGGCCTACTGGCCCTTGGATCTCGGGCGCTCCCGCTTCGATGAGCTCGCGAACGAGCTGCGCCGTCCCCAGGGCCGCCTCTACATCGGAGGCGACACGACGGAGAACAGCCACTCCGAAGGGGCCGTCATCGCCGGGCTTCGGATCGCGCGGCAGATCATCGAACGCCGGGGCGAACTACAGGAGCCCGGTTTGACCCGGAGCGCCCCCGCCCCACGAGCCACTCCTTGA
- a CDS encoding thioredoxin domain-containing protein translates to MAQPREVQPKWEGLVFVCRKCMKRAGAEELRSTLKEELGRGVRVVRSSCLKLCPKGRVCVVVGGGERMRCFLVDPQEDVDALVRTISDALDGSS, encoded by the coding sequence GTGGCACAGCCCAGGGAAGTCCAGCCGAAGTGGGAAGGGCTGGTGTTCGTCTGCCGCAAGTGCATGAAGCGCGCGGGGGCGGAGGAGTTGCGGAGCACGCTGAAGGAGGAGCTGGGCCGGGGCGTGCGCGTCGTCCGCAGCAGTTGTCTGAAGCTGTGCCCCAAGGGCCGCGTCTGTGTGGTGGTGGGTGGCGGTGAGCGCATGCGCTGCTTCCTCGTCGATCCCCAGGAGGATGTGGACGCACTCGTCCGCACGATCTCCGACGCGCTCGACGGCTCGTCATGA
- a CDS encoding Rpn family recombination-promoting nuclease/putative transposase, translated as MSGPHDLLARYTFSHPERAAAELRAVLPAHVVSEVDWASLRRESGSVVDPELRETESDLLFSARLRTGQPLLFYVLLEHQSTVDGWMALRMLRYVVRLVEHWRQQHPESAVLPVILPLVMYHGPEGAWTAPRRVEDLFDLPEGEEEGARWRALVPRFEYLLDDLTAERAEALMARPGPPLARLVLLVLRYGRTGELAGRLPDWTALMAQVLASPNGQEELVMVVRYLLLVGDRSVRGATEQVLHSVLGRQRAEELMRSYGEELIEQGRQRGRVEAQAQSIVRILAARGVHVDDEARQRILTCTDLDTLDRWFERALHASTLSDVLENMAQ; from the coding sequence ATGTCCGGACCCCATGACCTCCTCGCCCGCTACACCTTCAGCCACCCAGAGCGGGCCGCGGCCGAGCTCCGTGCCGTTCTCCCCGCGCATGTCGTCTCCGAGGTGGACTGGGCGTCCCTGCGGCGGGAGTCCGGCTCCGTCGTGGATCCGGAGCTGAGGGAGACCGAAAGCGACCTGCTCTTCTCGGCGCGTCTGCGCACGGGCCAGCCGCTGCTCTTCTACGTGCTGCTGGAGCACCAGTCGACGGTGGACGGGTGGATGGCGCTGAGAATGTTGCGCTACGTGGTGCGCCTGGTGGAGCACTGGCGCCAGCAGCACCCGGAGAGCGCCGTGCTCCCCGTCATCCTCCCCCTGGTCATGTATCACGGGCCGGAGGGGGCCTGGACGGCACCGCGCCGGGTGGAGGACCTCTTCGACCTGCCGGAAGGAGAGGAGGAAGGGGCACGGTGGCGGGCGCTGGTGCCGCGTTTCGAATACCTGCTCGATGATCTGACAGCCGAGCGCGCGGAGGCCTTGATGGCGCGTCCCGGTCCACCCCTGGCCCGGCTGGTCCTGCTCGTGCTGCGCTACGGGCGCACCGGGGAACTGGCTGGGAGATTGCCGGATTGGACGGCGCTCATGGCCCAGGTGTTGGCAAGCCCCAACGGACAGGAGGAACTGGTCATGGTCGTGCGCTATCTCCTCCTGGTCGGGGACAGGTCGGTGCGTGGAGCAACGGAGCAGGTGCTACATTCGGTTCTGGGTAGGCAACGCGCGGAGGAACTGATGCGCAGCTATGGCGAGGAGCTCATCGAGCAGGGCCGCCAACGGGGGCGGGTGGAAGCACAGGCGCAGAGTATTGTCCGCATTCTCGCCGCTCGGGGCGTGCACGTCGACGACGAGGCCCGGCAACGCATCCTCACCTGCACGGACCTGGACACGCTCGACCGCTGGTTCGAACGGGCCCTGCACGCCAGCACCCTCTCCGATGTCCTGGAGAACATGGCCCAGTAG
- a CDS encoding Uma2 family endonuclease — MSGSKRRATYEDLETVPPNCVGEIVDGELYVSPRPASPHGRAASRLGMLLGGPFDLGEGGPGGWLIVDEPELHLGDDALVPDLAGWRRERMPEMPHTAAFTLAPDWVCEVLSPSTAVLDREKKMKAYAREGVSHLWLVDPLQRSLEIYRLEGRRWTRQGHWSGGVTVHAEPFTVLPLKLATLWER; from the coding sequence ATGAGCGGGTCGAAGCGCAGGGCCACCTACGAAGACCTGGAGACCGTCCCTCCCAACTGCGTGGGGGAGATCGTCGATGGCGAGTTGTACGTGAGCCCTCGCCCGGCCTCGCCCCATGGTCGAGCCGCATCTCGACTTGGGATGCTGTTGGGAGGACCCTTCGACCTGGGCGAAGGAGGACCCGGTGGCTGGCTCATCGTGGACGAGCCCGAGTTGCACCTCGGAGATGACGCCCTGGTGCCAGACCTGGCGGGCTGGCGCAGGGAGCGCATGCCAGAGATGCCGCACACGGCGGCCTTCACCCTGGCCCCCGATTGGGTGTGCGAGGTGCTCTCGCCCTCCACGGCGGTGCTGGACCGGGAAAAGAAGATGAAGGCCTATGCACGCGAAGGCGTGAGCCACCTGTGGTTGGTGGATCCCCTCCAGCGGTCATTGGAGATCTACCGGCTGGAGGGTCGGCGCTGGACCCGGCAGGGCCACTGGAGCGGAGGAGTCACCGTGCACGCCGAGCCCTTCACGGTGCTCCCGTTGAAGCTCGCCACGCTCTGGGAGCGGTGA